From the genome of Primulina eburnea isolate SZY01 chromosome 12, ASM2296580v1, whole genome shotgun sequence, one region includes:
- the LOC140807781 gene encoding uncharacterized protein yields the protein MEGGGEIPVDEIPLARGRGRGRPRVHVVDDTFVEQAADHLDQLRMDELVAHFHSMHPPRFSGSEGAEKDELWIYEIDELFDLIEYPPECRLRLVVHQLKDRSKMWWSTTLMTLDAQRIVPSWDIFKLKFKESYCPPSFYSSKASEFHNLKQDDMSVADYAGTFYAMLRYSPHVAASQVAVVESFIEGLNDHLHPFLSTGKPVNYLEAVEIAKRAEASLKRSGNRVPTQHHQSGRQQFSSSGSASLHPRGKQFKKTGSSSSSSGSSGNRGGYRYSGPYCDHYGGKHSSNQCFGVQGVCNNCGRPGHFARVCPSKTGKSPQTGSGAQSNRIPAASQFPISLVALRIREEARVLYYTGASHSFVSHTFVVSHDLRTTSMNSNLSVATPMGKMIITDNVVFNVVLFHDENILYLNLIVLPMHDFDCIVGIVRFRPSFAPKWNFYGRGSQAKIPLVSAIEMNRLLDSGHESFIVYVVDLSQDERRISDIPVVCEFPDVFPEEIPGFPPEREVEFSIELMPGTEPISRAPYSLALVELKELKGQLKDLLSKVRGRACQTFEINSSNSSKEAILSQAIQV from the exons ATGGAGGGAGGTGGAGAAATTCCTGTTGATGAGATTCCTTTAgctcgaggtcgtggacgtggtagACCTCGTGTCCATGTTGTTGATGATACTTTTGTTGAGCAAGCTGCTGATCATCTAGACCAGCTTAGGATGGATGAGTTAGTTGCGCATTTCCATTCTATGCATCCTCCTCGATTCAGTGGTTCGGAAGGAGCTGAGAAAGATGAATTATGGATTTATGAGATTGATgaattgtttgatttgattgagtatcCTCCAGAGTGTCGATTGAGATTAGTTGTGCATCAGTTGAAAGATCGTTCCAAAATGTGGTGGTCTACTACATTGATGACCTTAGATGCTCAGAGGATTGTTCCATCGTGGGATATATTCAAGCTGAAGTTTAAGGAGAGTTACTGTCCTCCATCATTTTACAGTTCTAAGGCTTCGGAGTTTCATAACTTGAAGCAGGACGATATGTCAGTTGCGGATTATGCGGGTACTTTTTATGCTATGCTGAGATATTCTCCTCATGTGGCTGCAAGTCAGGTTGCGGTTGTTGAAAGTTTCATTGAAGGATTGAACGATCATCTGCACCCTTTTCTTTCTACCGGTAAACCAGTGAATTATCTTGAAGCAGTGGAAATAGCAAAAAGAGCTGAAGCTAGTCTTAAGAGGAGTGGCAATCGAGTTCCTACCCAACATCATCAGTCGGGGAGGCAACAATTCAGTTCATCTGGTTCTGCATCTCTTCATCCACGTgggaagcaatttaagaagaCTGGTTCTAGTTCTTCGAGTTCAGGGAGTTCAGGGAACCGTGGTGGATATCGTTATAGTGGACCTTATTGTGATCACTATGGGGGCAAGCATTCCAGTAATCAGTGTTTTGGAGTTCAAGGGGTTTGTAATAATTGTGGTCGGCCGGGtcattttgctagagtctgtcctaGTAAGACGGGGAAATCACCCCAGACAGGTAGTGGAGCTCAAAGTAATAGAATTCCAGCAGCGTCCCAGTTTCCCATCAGCCTAGTCGCCCTTCGCATCAGAGAAGAGG CACGAGTGTTATATTATACTGGAGCATCTCATTCCTTTGTTTCTCATACATTCGTTGTTTCGCATGATCTTCGCACCACTAGTATGAATTCCAATCTATCTGTTGCTACTCCAATGGGCAAAATGATTATCACTGATAATGTGgtgttcaatgttgttttgttTCACGATGAAAATATTCTATATCTGAATCTCATAGTTCTACCTATGCATGACTTTGATTGCATCGTTG GAATAGTTCGTTTCAGGCCTAGCTTTGCTCCTAAATGGAACTTCTATGGTCGTGGTTCTCAAGCCAAGATTCCTTTAGTTTCTGCCATTGAGATGAATCGATTGTTAGATTCTGGTCATGAAAGTTTTATAGTTTATGTTGTTGATCTATCGCAGGATGAGCGACGAATTTCTGATATTCCTGTAGTCTGTGAGTTTCCTGATGTGtttccagaagagattcctggttttccaccAGAACGAGAAGTTGAGTTCAGTATCGAATTAATGCCTGGAACTGAACCCATATCTCGAGCTCCATATAGTTTAGCTCTTGTTGAGCTAAAAGAACTGAAAGGACAATTAAAAGATTTGTTGAGTAAAG TCCGAGGAAGAGCATGCCaaacatttgagattaattctTCGAATTCTTCAAAGGAAGCAATTTTAAGCCAAGCTatccaagtgtga